A DNA window from Luteolibacter luteus contains the following coding sequences:
- a CDS encoding AAA family ATPase, which translates to MNPTSPSLAKPITLESFAPYAPPQPNPNPKPERQWLKVWKPSEFISYEPPRDFVLLGDCHLTRGGITVLGGWPGVGKSRAALGLAIAGATGKDWLGHRVHARFRTLIIQIENGQWRLKKELGDAIPEGGLDEWLRITPPPDFGLAFHEPAFRERVSEIIGEFQPGLVIVDPWNRVAEGDKQGDYRQALEAILECLPADPEEKPAVMIIHHMRKKSTETTKKQGRDLLHELAGSYQIGSAARCVFVLEPGSSDTTDPTVVLTCCKNNDGREGAPSAWVRSNGLFAPAVGFDMEHFLSGEADKSRATLEQIAQALRGMAGESKGQAVQRLITAGLCSRTKAYEIVNTHPNLEEEKKSGKLWWREDAA; encoded by the coding sequence ATGAATCCTACATCACCATCCCTCGCGAAACCGATCACCTTGGAATCCTTCGCGCCCTATGCTCCACCCCAGCCGAATCCGAATCCGAAGCCGGAAAGGCAGTGGCTGAAGGTGTGGAAGCCCTCCGAGTTCATCTCCTACGAGCCGCCGCGGGACTTCGTCTTGCTCGGGGATTGCCACCTGACGCGCGGTGGCATCACGGTGCTGGGCGGTTGGCCGGGCGTGGGAAAGAGCCGCGCGGCACTGGGCCTCGCGATTGCGGGGGCCACGGGAAAGGATTGGCTGGGGCACCGGGTGCATGCGCGTTTCCGCACGCTCATCATCCAGATCGAGAACGGGCAGTGGCGCTTGAAGAAGGAGCTGGGCGACGCGATCCCGGAGGGCGGCCTGGATGAGTGGCTGCGCATCACGCCGCCGCCGGATTTCGGCCTCGCCTTTCATGAGCCGGCCTTCCGCGAGCGGGTCTCCGAGATCATCGGCGAGTTCCAGCCGGGGCTGGTGATCGTGGACCCATGGAACCGCGTGGCGGAGGGAGACAAGCAGGGCGATTACCGTCAGGCACTGGAGGCGATCCTGGAGTGCCTGCCTGCGGATCCGGAGGAGAAGCCGGCAGTGATGATCATCCATCACATGCGGAAGAAGAGCACCGAGACCACGAAGAAACAGGGGCGCGATCTGCTCCATGAGCTGGCGGGCAGCTACCAGATCGGCAGTGCGGCGCGATGTGTCTTCGTGCTGGAGCCGGGGAGCAGTGACACCACGGACCCGACGGTGGTGCTGACCTGTTGCAAGAACAACGATGGCCGCGAAGGAGCACCCAGCGCGTGGGTGCGCAGCAACGGGCTCTTCGCCCCGGCGGTGGGGTTTGATATGGAGCACTTCCTCTCGGGAGAGGCGGATAAGAGTCGTGCTACCTTGGAGCAGATCGCGCAGGCACTGCGTGGCATGGCGGGAGAGAGCAAGGGACAGGCGGTCCAGCGGCTTATCACCGCGGGGCTGTGCTCGCGAACGAAGGCCTACGAAATCGTGAACACTCATCCGAATCTGGAGGAGGAGAAGAAATCCGGGAAACTATGGTGGCGGGAAGATGCTGCGTGA
- a CDS encoding Type 1 glutamine amidotransferase-like domain-containing protein: MHLYLSSFLIGNQGDTLAQLARGKTALVVSNALDFSNDAEVLRAKMGRELGGLADLGIPAEPLDLRDYFASQGTLSEKLDAAGMLWVMGGNTFLLRKAMHLSGLDRLIHGKLDDEDFLYGGYSAGACVLSPSLKGIHLADEPEAQSHGYEHPTMWEGLGIIDYYIVPHYRCDHFESESMEAVVDYYRERDLPYRAIPDGEVILDTTHNRE; this comes from the coding sequence ATGCACCTCTACCTCTCCTCGTTTCTTATCGGCAATCAAGGCGACACGCTTGCGCAGCTGGCACGGGGCAAGACGGCGCTGGTGGTTTCCAATGCGCTTGATTTCTCGAATGATGCCGAGGTCCTGAGGGCGAAAATGGGGCGGGAGCTTGGGGGCTTGGCCGACCTCGGAATCCCGGCAGAGCCTTTGGATCTCCGCGATTATTTCGCATCCCAGGGCACGCTGTCGGAGAAGCTCGATGCGGCTGGCATGTTGTGGGTGATGGGGGGCAATACCTTCTTGCTGCGCAAGGCGATGCACTTGAGCGGGCTCGACCGATTGATCCATGGCAAGCTGGACGATGAGGATTTCCTCTACGGAGGCTACAGCGCCGGGGCTTGTGTTCTCTCCCCTTCCTTGAAGGGCATTCACCTGGCGGATGAACCGGAAGCCCAGTCCCACGGATATGAGCACCCGACGATGTGGGAAGGGCTCGGTATCATTGATTACTACATCGTGCCTCACTACCGGTGCGATCACTTCGAGTCGGAAAGCATGGAGGCGGTGGTGGACTACTACCGTGAGAGGGATCTTCCGTATCGGGCCATTCCGGATGGCGAGGTGATCCTGGATACCACTCACAACCGGGAATAG
- a CDS encoding AAA family ATPase, with translation MISEIRIQNFKSIEDQKLKLGRVTVLIGENGCGKSNILEAITFATCAVRDQLDTSYLASRGIRDTEPWWMQSAFEGDPRSPRDKDRIQVSLTSTTKNVIFEAEIIPKTNKEDGSFSHWTVNYKSKAKTADRLEKKFSELEEPVINNTLEKVIEALREVGDSDEKDLESLRENPVTSLAHIFDTFSQYLKNSNFHKEEECSDFLIYAPENAVLRTPPAEGSVTPIGTKGEGLFRLLQSFSDPKFADRLEDMKERLKLVGWFDDFNPPDDHSVSQAKLQIADKWLPEPNRIFDQRSANEGFLYLLFYFSVMMSWRTPKFFAFDNIDSALNPRLCSELMIQIVELAKKYDKQVICTTHNPAILDGLDLNDEDQKLFVIRRNSRGRTVARRVPAPAPLSGETPVRLSEAFMRGIIGGVPNHF, from the coding sequence GTGATCTCGGAAATTCGAATTCAAAATTTCAAGAGTATTGAGGACCAAAAGTTGAAATTGGGCCGTGTAACTGTGCTTATTGGAGAAAACGGCTGTGGAAAAAGCAATATTCTTGAAGCAATAACTTTCGCAACATGCGCAGTCAGAGATCAACTTGACACATCATACCTGGCAAGCCGCGGAATAAGGGATACTGAACCGTGGTGGATGCAGTCTGCATTTGAAGGCGACCCTCGATCACCCAGAGACAAGGATAGAATTCAAGTCTCTCTAACAAGCACCACTAAAAATGTAATCTTTGAAGCTGAAATTATCCCTAAAACGAACAAAGAAGATGGTTCATTCTCTCATTGGACCGTAAATTACAAATCAAAAGCGAAAACTGCAGATCGGCTTGAAAAGAAATTCTCTGAACTCGAGGAACCGGTCATCAACAATACTCTCGAAAAAGTAATCGAGGCTCTTCGAGAGGTCGGAGACAGCGATGAAAAAGACCTTGAAAGCCTTAGAGAGAACCCCGTGACATCCTTGGCTCATATATTTGACACATTCTCTCAATATTTGAAAAATTCAAATTTTCACAAAGAAGAAGAATGCTCGGATTTTCTTATCTACGCGCCCGAGAACGCAGTGCTCCGAACACCCCCAGCGGAAGGTTCCGTCACACCCATCGGCACAAAGGGAGAGGGACTGTTTCGACTTTTACAGAGCTTTAGCGATCCAAAGTTCGCTGACAGGCTCGAGGACATGAAAGAGCGCCTAAAATTAGTAGGTTGGTTCGATGACTTCAACCCTCCCGATGATCATTCCGTAAGTCAAGCAAAGCTACAAATTGCCGACAAATGGCTTCCCGAACCCAATCGAATCTTTGATCAACGAAGCGCAAATGAAGGATTTCTTTATCTGCTCTTTTACTTCTCCGTAATGATGAGTTGGAGAACACCGAAATTTTTCGCGTTCGACAATATCGATAGCGCCCTCAATCCACGCCTATGCTCGGAGCTAATGATACAGATAGTTGAATTGGCAAAAAAATACGACAAACAGGTAATTTGCACCACACACAACCCTGCGATTCTGGACGGGTTAGATCTCAACGACGAAGACCAGAAGCTCTTCGTCATCAGAAGGAACAGCAGAGGCAGAACCGTCGCTAGAAGAGTTCCCGCACCTGCCCCTCTTTCAGGAGAAACTCCGGTTAGGTTGTCCGAGGCTTTTATGCGAGGAATTATCGGCGGGGTTCCAAATCACTTCTAA
- the thiC gene encoding phosphomethylpyrimidine synthase ThiC: protein MISPEETAGSAASTHDESRAPLPASTRVYVQGELFPEVRVPMREIALNDTKTFNGRIEKNEPVRVYDCSGPWGDPAFTGSSDEGLPALRRDWILARGDVAEYEGRKVQPQDNGYLTEKHVEFASKSERANKFVEFPGLTSDRRKPLRATGKPVTQKWYADNGIITPEMEFIAIRENMRRAKIADMKEDIVRNHLDKQHAGSTQLPGSPYTPSIFSRFPQRIPAEITPEFVRNEVAAGRAIIPLNVNHPECEPMIIGRNFLVKINANIGNSAVASSIEEEVEKMRWATKWGADTVMDLSTGKNIHATREWILRNSPVPIGTVPIYQALEKVNGKAEDLTWELYRDTLIEQAEQGVDYFTIHAGVLLRFVPMTASRMTGIVSRGGSIMAKWCLAHHKENFLYTHWDEICDICAAYDVSFSIGDGLRPGSIADANDKAQFGELEVQGELTKRAWAKGCQVMNEGPGHVPMHMIEENMAKQLEWCHEAPFYTLGPLTTDIAPGYDHITSGIGAAMIGWYGCAMLCYVTPKEHLGLPNKKDVKDGVITYKLAAHAADIAKGHPGAQYRDNALSKARFEFRWEDQFNLGLDPVTAREFHDETLPQDGAKTAHFCSMCGPHFCSMKITEDVRKYAAEQGISEEDALAAGMDEKSKEFVEKGAEVYTPA from the coding sequence ATGATCTCGCCTGAAGAAACCGCTGGCTCCGCAGCCTCCACCCACGACGAATCCCGCGCGCCGCTGCCCGCCTCCACCCGCGTCTATGTGCAGGGCGAGCTCTTCCCGGAAGTCCGTGTCCCCATGCGCGAGATCGCGCTGAATGACACGAAGACCTTCAACGGCCGCATCGAGAAGAACGAGCCGGTGCGCGTCTATGACTGCTCCGGCCCATGGGGTGATCCCGCTTTCACCGGCAGCTCCGATGAGGGCCTGCCGGCGCTCCGCCGTGACTGGATCCTCGCCCGTGGCGATGTGGCGGAATACGAGGGCCGCAAGGTCCAGCCGCAGGACAATGGCTACCTGACGGAGAAACACGTCGAGTTCGCTTCGAAGTCCGAGCGCGCGAACAAGTTCGTGGAGTTCCCCGGCCTGACCTCGGATCGCCGCAAGCCGCTGCGCGCGACGGGCAAGCCGGTGACGCAGAAGTGGTATGCCGACAATGGCATCATCACCCCGGAGATGGAGTTCATCGCCATCCGCGAGAACATGCGCCGTGCGAAGATCGCGGACATGAAAGAGGACATCGTCCGCAATCACCTGGACAAGCAGCACGCGGGCAGCACCCAGCTTCCGGGCAGCCCCTATACGCCCTCCATTTTCTCCCGCTTCCCGCAGCGCATCCCGGCGGAGATCACCCCAGAATTCGTCCGCAACGAGGTGGCCGCCGGTCGTGCGATCATTCCGCTCAATGTAAACCACCCGGAGTGCGAACCGATGATCATCGGCCGGAACTTCCTGGTGAAGATCAACGCGAACATCGGCAACTCCGCCGTCGCCTCCTCCATCGAGGAAGAGGTGGAGAAGATGCGCTGGGCCACGAAGTGGGGCGCGGACACGGTGATGGACCTTTCCACCGGCAAGAACATCCACGCCACCCGCGAGTGGATCCTGCGCAACTCCCCGGTGCCGATCGGCACGGTGCCGATCTATCAGGCGCTGGAGAAGGTGAATGGCAAGGCCGAGGACCTCACCTGGGAGCTGTATCGCGATACGCTGATCGAGCAGGCGGAGCAGGGCGTGGACTATTTCACCATCCATGCCGGGGTGCTGCTGCGCTTCGTGCCGATGACGGCGAGCCGCATGACGGGCATCGTCAGCCGCGGTGGCTCGATCATGGCGAAGTGGTGCCTGGCGCATCACAAGGAGAACTTCCTCTACACCCACTGGGACGAGATCTGCGATATCTGCGCGGCCTACGACGTGTCCTTCTCGATCGGCGACGGCTTGCGCCCGGGCTCGATCGCGGATGCGAATGACAAGGCGCAGTTCGGCGAGCTGGAAGTGCAGGGCGAGCTGACGAAGCGCGCTTGGGCGAAGGGTTGCCAGGTCATGAACGAAGGCCCCGGCCACGTGCCGATGCACATGATCGAGGAGAACATGGCGAAGCAACTCGAGTGGTGCCACGAGGCTCCCTTCTACACGCTCGGGCCATTGACCACCGACATCGCCCCCGGCTACGACCACATCACCAGCGGCATCGGTGCCGCGATGATCGGCTGGTATGGCTGCGCGATGCTCTGCTACGTGACGCCGAAGGAACACCTCGGCCTGCCGAACAAGAAGGACGTGAAGGACGGCGTGATCACCTACAAGCTGGCCGCCCACGCTGCGGACATCGCGAAGGGCCACCCCGGCGCCCAGTATCGCGACAATGCGCTGAGCAAGGCACGCTTCGAGTTCCGCTGGGAAGACCAGTTCAACCTTGGTCTGGATCCGGTGACGGCACGGGAGTTCCACGATGAGACGCTGCCGCAGGACGGGGCGAAGACGGCCCACTTCTGCTCGATGTGCGGTCCGCACTTCTGCTCGATGAAGATCACGGAAGACGTGCGGAAGTACGCGGCGGAACAAGGTATCTCGGAAGAAGATGCCTTGGCCGCGGGGATGGATGAGAAGAGCAAGGAGTTCGTGGAGAAGGGCGCGGAGGTTTATACGCCGGCCTAG
- a CDS encoding YceH family protein, producing the protein MQHFPEIQLTFQEARVLGCLLEKEILTPDSYPLTPNSLLLACNQTTSRDPVTRFTGDEVAEALRGLSEKYLVEKNLGGRAPKFEHCIQDVLSMQRSERVVLTVLLLRGPQSAGEIRQRTDRLHTFSSLEEVEETLTWFIEYPHGPLVRRIPVGEGRRVETFVHLLSPAAPDGYSGTLTPSSSAAADTPAENDWRAAIEARLASLEAEIAELKASQAPRSVDGDP; encoded by the coding sequence ATGCAGCACTTCCCTGAAATCCAGCTCACCTTTCAAGAAGCCAGGGTCCTCGGCTGCTTGTTGGAAAAGGAAATCCTCACGCCCGACAGCTACCCGCTCACGCCCAACTCCCTGCTGCTGGCCTGCAACCAGACCACCAGCCGGGACCCCGTCACCCGCTTCACCGGGGACGAAGTGGCGGAGGCCCTGCGCGGACTTTCGGAGAAATACCTCGTCGAAAAGAACCTCGGCGGCCGTGCCCCGAAGTTCGAACACTGCATCCAGGACGTCCTGAGCATGCAGCGCAGCGAGCGCGTCGTCCTGACCGTCCTCCTCCTGCGCGGTCCCCAGAGCGCCGGGGAAATCCGCCAGCGCACCGATCGGCTTCACACCTTCTCCTCCTTGGAGGAAGTGGAAGAGACCCTCACGTGGTTCATCGAATACCCGCACGGACCGCTTGTCCGCCGCATCCCCGTCGGCGAAGGCCGCCGGGTCGAGACCTTCGTCCACCTCCTTTCACCCGCCGCCCCGGACGGCTACTCCGGCACCCTCACCCCTTCCTCTTCCGCCGCCGCCGACACTCCTGCGGAGAACGACTGGCGTGCCGCCATCGAAGCACGACTCGCCAGCCTCGAAGCCGAGATCGCAGAGCTCAAAGCCAGCCAAGCACCGCGCTCCGTCGATGGTGATCCGTGA